The following proteins are co-located in the Melanotaenia boesemani isolate fMelBoe1 chromosome 5, fMelBoe1.pri, whole genome shotgun sequence genome:
- the LOC121640306 gene encoding low affinity immunoglobulin gamma Fc region receptor III-like — translation MQVSALHIQLLLNVLMLLVVEDQGCFCADRTEASFLRVVPNKLQLFEYDSVSFDCEGFDEFSDWRVMKRIMGVEDLCGTDGNVSRHGCEIHHAFAADSGDYWCEAKGIGRSNSVSISVTDGSVILESPARPVTTGETVTLQCRNKIKSLDFLTNFYKDGNLTGTSYGGTMTIHGISKSDEGLYKCSMVGAGESAESWMAVRAIQSPKAETHLLEHLCAPLAFFLIPVMMFVPDTLLFIIAVIISCSDILRPESSRSVGVFSPQYVV, via the exons ATGCAGGTCTCAGCTTTACACATCCAACTCT tgttaaatgtgttgatGCTTCTGGTTGTAGAAGATCagggctgtttctgtgctgaCAGAACTG AAGCATCTTTTCTTCGGGTTGTTCCAAACAAGCTGCAGCTCTTCGAGTATGACTCCGTGTCTTTTGACTGTGAGGGATTTGATGAATTCAGTGACTGGAGGGTGATGAAGAGGATCATGGGAGTCGAAGACTTATGTGGGACCGATGGGAACGTCTCAAGACATGGTTGTGAAATTCATCATGCATTTGCAGCGGACAGTGGGGATTACTGGTGTGAAGCTAAGGGAATAGGGAGGAGCAACTCTGTCAGCATCAGTGTTACAG ATGGTTCAGTGATATTGGAAAGTCCAGCGCGTCCCGTGACGACAGGAGAAACTGTAACCTTGCAATGCAGGAACAAGATAAAGTCTTTGGACTTTCTAACTAATTTTTATAAAGACGGTAATCTAACTGGGACTAGTTATGGAGGAACAATGACCATCCATGGCATTTCGAAGTCTGATGAAGGACTTTACAAGTGCAGCATGGTCGGTGCTGGAGAATCAGCAGAGAGTTGGATGGCTGTCAGAG CTATTCAATCACCTAAAGCAGAGACACATCTTCTTGAACATCTCTGCGCACCTCTGGCCTTCTTCTTAATCCCTGTGATGATGTTTGTC CCTGACacgctcctcttcatcatcgcGGTCATCATCAGCTGCAGTGATATTCTGAGGCCCGAGTCATCTCGCAGCGTCGGCGTCTTTTCTCCTCAGTATGTGGTTTAG
- the LOC121640305 gene encoding Fc receptor-like protein 5, whose product MILLWAQDQKVDAASLRVSPNRLQFFVYEMITFNCDVGIDQEVKHVIEGKSPSCSLNRKTTPTGSICTIKHLYSEDSGEYWCGAEGVKTSIISITVTDDSVILESPALPVMERESVTLSCRNKMASSNFTADFYKNGRHINSSSSGTVTIHSVSKSDEGLYKCGISGVGESAESRLAVREPEVPSLPSSKNTSWIVVTVSLTFVLVAVGLYHFGKAYWNRVSEEAGGADEEILRYAVVTIDRRKQGLC is encoded by the exons ATGATTCTGCTGTGGGCACAAGATCAGAAAGTTG ATGCAGCTTCTCTTCGTGTCTCTCCAAACAGGTTGCAGTTCTTTGTGTATGAAATGATCACTTTTAACTGTGACGTGGGCATCGATCAGGAAGTTAAACATGTTATCGAGGGGAAATCACCGTCATGTAGCTTAAATAGAAAGACAACACCAACAGGATCCATCTGCACTATTAAACATCTGTATTCAGAGGACAGTGGAGAGTACTGGTGTGGAGCCGAAGGCGTGAAGACAAGCATCATCAGTATCACTGTAACTG ATGATTCTGTGATCCTGGAGAGTCCTGCTCTACCTGTGATGGAGAGAGAATCTGTGACCCTGAGCTGCAGAAACAAGATGGCTTCCTCCAACTTCACAGCTGATTTCTATAAAAATGGCCGCCACATTAACAGCAGCTCCTCAGGAACTGTGACCATCCACAGTGTTTCCAAGTCTGATGAAGGTCTTTACAAATGTGGAATCTCAGGAGTTGGAGAGTCAGCAGAGAGCCGGCTGGCTGTCAGAG AGCCAGAGGTTCCTAGTCTTCCCTCCTCTAAAAACACATCATGGATTGTTGTGACCGTTTCATTAACATTTGTGTTGGTGGCAGTGGGACTTTATCACTTTGGGAAAGCCTACTGGAACAGAG tGTCTGAAGAGGccggtggagctgatgaagaaaTACTAAGATATGCTGTAGTGACAATAGACAGAAGAAAGCAAG GCTTGTGTTAA
- the LOC121640307 gene encoding high affinity immunoglobulin gamma Fc receptor I-like → MQYNQLKRSTTSTMAAKDLPQSHLRRENGSKLACAIEEEETSRQEDSMEATALCTRLWISMLLLLVAEVKVFCDAQEVDGSVVLEGPLHPVMVGESVTFLCRNKRTSSNSTAEFYKNNMLISSSDEATMIIHSVSKSDAGPYKCKISGAGESQEKWLFVVDGLVLDGPTSPVTEGDSVTLHCRNNKDPTKSIADFYRHGVHIHTGYDGKMTIPRVSKADEGPYQCSISGFGESAETRLVVRVLPLWFLMVTKVQDNCYAQRIYADFPDVTPNTAQHFEYQSLYFSCERFDLASGWRVMRKIPGENGSCGMSWGVFNGSFCIVRNIYVEDSGHYWCETVDGKKSNSVNITVTAGAVALESPVLPVMEGDVVTLRCKNKTPSSHVSAGFYKNGFLVKNVTTGTLSIHKASKLDEGLYKCYIPGAGGSPESWLAVSSHFGMQRLSFVRIRFLSFFTS, encoded by the exons TCGGCAGGAAGACAGCATGGAGGCCACAGCTCTCTGCACCAGGCTGT GgatcagcatgttgctgctgCTTGTTGCAGAAGTTAAGGTCTTCTGTGATGCTCAGGAAGTTG ATGGTTCTGTGGTCCTGGAGGGTCCTCTCCATCCTGTGATGGTGGGGGAATCTGTGACCTTCCTTTGCAGAAACAAGAGGACTTCCTCCAACTCCACAGCTGAATTCTATAAGAATAACATGTTAATCAGTAGCAGTGATGAAGCAACGATGATCATCCACAGCGTCTCCAAGTCTGACGCTGGTCCCTATAAATGTAAAATCTCCGGAGCTGGAGAATCAcaagaaaaatggctttttgttgTTG aTGGTTTGGTCCTGGACGGTCCGACTTCTCCTGTGACGGAGGGAGACTCTGTGACTCTTCACTGCAGAAACAACAAGGATCCCACAAAAAGCATTGCAGATTTCTACAGACATGGCGTCCATATCCACACTGGCTACGATGGAAAGATGACCATCCCCAGAGTTTCTAAGGCAGATGAAGGACCTTATCAGTGCAGCATCTCTGGATTTGGAGAGTCAGCAGAAACCCGGCTGGTTGTACGAG TGCTCCCTTTGTGGTTTCTGATGGTGACAAAAGTTCAAGACAACTGTTACGCTCAGAGGATCT ATGCAGATTTTCCGGACGTCACACCAAACACCGCTCAGCACTTTGAATACCAGTCCCTGTATTTCAGCTGTGAGAGGTTTGATCTGGCATCCGGATGGAGAGTGATGAGGAAAATCCCTGGAGAAAATGGATCATGTGGAATGAGTTGGGGAGTGTTTAACGGATCCTTTTGCATTGTGAGAAATATCTACGTGGAAGACAGCGGACATTACTGGTGTGAAACTGTTGATGGGAAGAAAAGCAACTCTGTCAACATCACTGTTACTG CTGGTGCCGTGGCTCTGGAGAGTCCCGTACTTCCCGTGATGGAGGGAGATGTCGTAACCCTGCGATGCAAAAACAAGACACCTTCCTCCCACGTCTCAGCTGGCTTTTATAAAAATGGCTTCCTCGTTAAGAATGTTACCACTGGCACTTTGTCCATCCACAAAGCTTCCAAGTTGGATGAAGGACTCTACAAATGTTATATCCCAGGAGCTGGTGGATCACCAGAAAGCTGGCTGGCA GTAAGCTCACATTTTGGGATGCAGAGACTCTCCTTTGTTCGGATCAGGTTCCTGTCCTTCTTTACCTCCTGA